From Flavobacterium alkalisoli, the proteins below share one genomic window:
- a CDS encoding sialate O-acetylesterase, protein MRKALLLFFTLILSIPSKAQVKLPEIVSSGMVLQREEPINIWGWAAPNEKVTVRFNNKKYKTTTAKDGVWKIILSPSKAGGPYSMEIEGSNKITLNDILVGEVWLCAGQSNMVHQMRLHNVLYAEEIANASYHEIRQFFVPNTVNLSEPQTKLPESSWKKAINPDINEFSAVAYFFAKELYEKYKVPIGIINSSWGGTPIEAWISEKGFKEFPNVLETINKNKDTLYISRQNALPQTETSLPEDKGLEEKWFDTSYKPKGWRNIAIPGYWEDQGIKGLDGIVWYRREIDIPEAMTNKEAMVFLGRIVDADVLYINGKRISNTTYMYPQRRYPIAADVLKPGKNLFVVQVTNNFGKGGFVPDKPYYVVAGKDTIDLTGYWQYKVGKVNTPSKKSHNTITLHYQPTSLYNAMISPLTNYTIKGFVWYQGESNTGNAHEYSKLQTALIADWRTKWNKQLPFLYVQLPGFMDYNYTPSESQWALFREQQAKNLTIPKTAMAVAIDLGEWNDIHPDRKKEVGERLALAAEKTAYNESVISSGPSYKSSEIQGNKIIVSFNNTGSGLSTADGEAPSEFAIAGADKNFVWAKTKIDGNTVILWNENIEKPLYIRYAWADNPVNPNLINREDLPAVPFRTDD, encoded by the coding sequence ATGAGAAAAGCACTCCTTTTATTTTTTACTCTTATACTTTCAATTCCGTCTAAAGCGCAGGTAAAATTACCTGAGATAGTAAGCAGCGGTATGGTTTTGCAAAGAGAAGAACCTATAAATATTTGGGGTTGGGCAGCTCCCAACGAAAAAGTGACAGTTAGGTTTAACAATAAGAAATATAAAACTACTACTGCAAAAGACGGCGTATGGAAAATTATCTTATCTCCTAGTAAAGCTGGCGGTCCATACAGTATGGAAATTGAAGGCAGCAATAAGATTACACTTAATGATATTCTGGTTGGTGAGGTATGGCTTTGTGCAGGTCAGTCTAACATGGTACATCAAATGCGGTTACATAATGTGTTGTATGCCGAAGAAATAGCAAATGCATCCTATCATGAAATAAGGCAGTTTTTTGTACCTAATACTGTAAATCTCTCTGAACCTCAAACAAAACTACCTGAAAGCTCATGGAAAAAGGCTATAAACCCTGACATTAATGAGTTTTCGGCTGTTGCCTATTTTTTCGCTAAAGAATTATATGAGAAATACAAAGTCCCGATAGGAATTATAAATTCCAGCTGGGGGGGCACGCCAATTGAAGCATGGATTAGCGAAAAAGGGTTTAAGGAGTTTCCTAATGTACTTGAAACTATTAATAAGAACAAAGATACTTTATACATAAGCAGGCAAAATGCATTACCACAAACCGAAACCTCTTTACCTGAGGATAAAGGCCTGGAAGAAAAATGGTTTGACACAAGTTATAAGCCAAAAGGATGGAGAAATATAGCCATACCAGGCTATTGGGAAGATCAGGGGATAAAAGGATTAGACGGTATAGTATGGTACAGGCGGGAAATTGATATTCCTGAAGCTATGACAAACAAAGAAGCCATGGTGTTTTTAGGCCGCATAGTAGATGCCGATGTGCTATATATTAACGGTAAGCGAATTAGCAATACAACATATATGTATCCTCAGCGTCGCTATCCCATTGCCGCTGACGTATTAAAGCCTGGTAAAAACCTTTTTGTTGTACAGGTTACCAATAATTTTGGTAAAGGTGGTTTTGTGCCAGATAAACCTTATTATGTTGTTGCTGGAAAAGATACTATTGATCTTACCGGATACTGGCAATATAAAGTGGGAAAAGTAAATACACCTTCTAAAAAAAGCCATAATACGATAACTCTACATTATCAGCCTACCTCACTTTATAATGCAATGATATCACCTTTAACAAATTATACAATTAAAGGTTTTGTATGGTATCAGGGAGAAAGTAATACCGGAAATGCACATGAGTACTCAAAGCTTCAGACTGCACTTATAGCCGACTGGCGTACTAAATGGAATAAACAATTACCCTTTTTATATGTACAGCTTCCCGGATTTATGGACTATAACTATACGCCATCTGAAAGTCAATGGGCATTATTTAGGGAGCAACAGGCTAAGAACTTAACCATTCCAAAAACAGCAATGGCAGTAGCAATAGATTTAGGCGAATGGAATGACATACATCCTGACAGAAAAAAAGAGGTAGGTGAACGATTAGCACTTGCTGCAGAAAAAACGGCTTATAATGAATCTGTAATAAGTTCCGGTCCCTCTTACAAATCATCAGAAATTCAGGGAAATAAAATAATAGTAAGCTTTAACAATACAGGGAGTGGTCTTTCTACTGCTGATGGTGAGGCACCCTCTGAATTTGCCATTGCCGGGGCTGACAAAAATTTTGTTTGGGCAAAGACCAAAATAGATGGAAACACGGTAATACTATGGAATGAAAATATTGAAAAACCATTGTACATACGATATGCCTGGGCAGACAATCCTGTAAATCCTAACTTAATTAACAGGGAAGATTTACCTGCGGTTCCTTTCAGGACAGACGATTAA
- a CDS encoding glycoside hydrolase family 43 protein, with amino-acid sequence MKKTVITVLLIIISFYQSSAQKPQSKSKEGPVFSEFSYQGKDDIYDKNPLKGDEFYTPILQGCYPDPSITRKGNDYYLVNSSFAMFPGVPIFHSTDLVNWKQIGHVLDRESQLKVEDSRISGGVYAPDIKYNPHNDTFYMITTEIAGGMGNIVVKTKEPSKGWSDPFKLNFEGIDPSLFFDDIGKAYLVHNDAPDKGTELYEGHRVIKIWEYDLQKDQVVPNSDKIIVNGGTDITQKPIWIEGPHIYKKNNKYYLMCAEGGTGDWHSEVIFVSDNPTGPYLPAKNNPILTQRYFAKDRTNKVDWAGHADLVETPDGNYYGVFLAVRPNEKQRVNTGRETFILPVDWSGEFPVFENGLVPLKPLLKLPNGVENKTGKTGFLPNGNFGFTENFTSKELDYRWIGIRGPREKFIVTGKNGLKITPFKTNIKATAPTSTLFYRQQHAYFEAKVKLSYKPKSEKDLAGITCFQNEKFNYVFGLTKKEQDYYLVLERTENGKSTVIASQKTDINNPLYLQVTTKGDDYTFNYSFDGSKFNNLGGVVSGDILSTDVAGGFTGNLIGLYATNSNDIFP; translated from the coding sequence ATGAAAAAAACAGTAATAACAGTACTATTAATTATTATATCATTTTATCAGTCTTCGGCTCAAAAACCTCAGTCAAAGAGCAAAGAAGGCCCTGTGTTTTCTGAATTCTCCTATCAGGGAAAGGATGATATTTATGATAAAAATCCTTTAAAGGGAGATGAATTTTATACTCCCATACTACAGGGCTGTTATCCGGATCCAAGCATTACGCGTAAAGGAAATGATTATTACTTGGTAAATTCTTCGTTTGCCATGTTTCCAGGAGTTCCTATTTTTCATTCTACCGACTTGGTAAACTGGAAACAGATAGGACATGTACTGGACAGGGAATCTCAGCTTAAGGTAGAAGATTCACGAATATCCGGCGGGGTATATGCGCCTGATATTAAGTACAATCCTCATAACGATACTTTCTATATGATTACTACAGAGATTGCAGGAGGCATGGGTAATATAGTCGTAAAAACAAAAGAACCTTCTAAAGGCTGGAGTGATCCGTTTAAACTTAATTTTGAAGGAATAGACCCGTCATTATTTTTTGATGATATCGGTAAAGCTTACCTGGTGCATAATGATGCCCCGGATAAAGGCACTGAATTATATGAGGGACATAGGGTAATAAAAATATGGGAATATGATTTGCAAAAAGACCAAGTTGTTCCTAATTCAGATAAAATTATTGTTAACGGCGGAACAGACATTACACAAAAACCAATTTGGATTGAAGGGCCTCATATCTATAAAAAGAATAATAAATATTATCTCATGTGTGCTGAAGGCGGTACAGGCGACTGGCACAGTGAGGTAATTTTTGTAAGCGACAACCCTACAGGTCCCTATCTTCCTGCAAAAAACAACCCTATACTTACCCAACGCTATTTCGCAAAAGACAGGACAAACAAAGTAGACTGGGCAGGGCATGCAGATCTTGTGGAAACACCTGACGGAAACTATTATGGAGTATTTCTTGCTGTTCGCCCTAATGAAAAACAGCGTGTAAATACAGGACGTGAAACATTCATTCTTCCGGTAGATTGGAGCGGAGAATTCCCTGTGTTTGAAAATGGTCTTGTTCCTTTAAAACCTTTATTAAAATTGCCAAATGGTGTTGAAAATAAAACTGGTAAAACCGGGTTCTTACCTAACGGAAATTTTGGCTTTACAGAAAATTTTACCTCTAAAGAGCTAGACTATCGCTGGATTGGCATAAGAGGTCCAAGAGAAAAGTTTATAGTAACGGGAAAGAATGGCTTAAAAATCACACCTTTCAAAACTAACATTAAAGCAACTGCTCCTACTTCTACCCTTTTTTACAGGCAACAGCATGCTTATTTTGAAGCAAAAGTAAAACTATCATACAAACCCAAATCAGAAAAAGACCTTGCAGGTATTACCTGTTTTCAGAATGAAAAATTTAATTATGTATTTGGGCTTACTAAAAAAGAACAGGATTATTACCTTGTGCTTGAGAGAACAGAAAATGGAAAATCGACAGTTATTGCCAGTCAAAAAACAGACATAAACAATCCATTATATCTACAGGTAACTACAAAAGGAGATGATTATACTTTTAATTACTCTTTTGATGGCAGTAAATTTAATAACCTTGGAGGAGTTGTATCAGGCGATATTCTTTCAACCGATGTTGCCGGAGGATTTACAGGAAACCTTATTGGTTTATATGCTACAAATTCAAATGATATTTTTCCTTAA
- a CDS encoding aldo/keto reductase, whose protein sequence is MQTIELNNGVAMPLLGLGVYQITDPSVCEATVLAAIEAGYRLIDTASAYGNEQAVGSAIKKSGVPREELFITTKVWVRDTGYDNTKKAFELSMKKLQLDYLDLYLVHQAVGDYYGSWRALEDLYREGKIRAIGVSNFYPERAIDLISHNAIPPAVNQIEVHPFYQREAEQLFLEDKKVRVQSWASFAEGRNNFFTNELLWDIGRRYNKSVAQVTLRWLIQRGIAVIPKSVHRERLMENYDIWDFTLTLENMEAIADLDTRQSAFFNHRDPTIIARWAGRK, encoded by the coding sequence ATGCAGACAATAGAACTCAATAACGGGGTAGCTATGCCCCTGCTGGGACTGGGGGTATACCAGATTACAGATCCTTCGGTATGTGAAGCGACTGTCCTGGCCGCCATTGAAGCGGGCTATCGCCTTATCGATACCGCCTCGGCCTATGGCAACGAACAGGCAGTGGGCAGTGCCATTAAGAAAAGTGGTGTCCCAAGGGAAGAACTTTTTATTACCACCAAGGTATGGGTGCGTGATACCGGTTATGACAATACAAAAAAAGCTTTTGAACTTTCGATGAAGAAATTGCAGCTGGACTATCTGGATCTATATCTGGTACATCAGGCAGTTGGTGATTATTACGGTTCCTGGCGCGCCCTGGAAGATTTATACAGGGAAGGTAAGATCAGAGCTATCGGGGTTAGTAATTTTTACCCTGAGCGGGCAATCGACCTTATTTCCCATAATGCAATTCCCCCTGCAGTAAATCAGATAGAGGTACACCCTTTTTACCAGCGTGAGGCTGAACAGCTTTTTCTGGAGGATAAGAAGGTACGTGTACAATCCTGGGCTTCCTTTGCCGAGGGACGGAATAATTTTTTTACTAATGAACTGCTCTGGGATATCGGCAGGCGGTATAATAAATCCGTGGCACAGGTTACATTGCGTTGGCTTATTCAAAGAGGTATCGCTGTGATACCGAAGTCAGTGCACAGGGAAAGGCTTATGGAGAATTACGATATATGGGATTTTACACTCACCCTGGAGAATATGGAGGCTATAGCTGATCTTGACACACGTCAAAGTGCCTTCTTTAACCATAGGGATCCGACCATTATTGCGCGCTGGGCGGGGAGGAAATAA
- a CDS encoding aldo/keto reductase: MQKIKLNNGVEMPLLGLGVFQIPDTEECEKTVLTAIKAGYRLIDTASLYLNEAAVGNAIKKSGVPREELFITTKLWIQDAGYDKTKKAFERSLKELQLEYLDLYLIHQAMGDYYGSWRAMEELYKEGKIRAIGVSNFFPDRIVDLMVHNEIVPAVNQIEVNPFYQRADEHELLQKNNIVTQSWASFAEGKNDLFNNEVLFAIGKKYNKSVAQVTLRWLVQQGIAVIPKSVREERMIENSAIWDFALTREDMAAITTLDTGKSVFFDHRDPETAQWLTELRYD, from the coding sequence ATGCAGAAAATCAAATTAAACAACGGTGTAGAGATGCCTCTTTTAGGTTTGGGTGTTTTTCAGATACCGGATACTGAGGAGTGCGAAAAGACAGTACTAACAGCTATAAAAGCAGGCTATCGTCTTATTGATACGGCTTCTCTGTACCTCAATGAAGCTGCTGTAGGCAACGCTATTAAAAAAAGCGGTGTTCCCAGGGAAGAACTGTTTATCACTACCAAATTATGGATCCAGGACGCCGGCTATGACAAGACCAAGAAAGCCTTTGAGCGATCGCTGAAAGAACTGCAGCTGGAGTATCTGGACCTGTACCTGATACATCAGGCTATGGGGGACTATTACGGCTCATGGCGGGCTATGGAGGAGCTTTATAAGGAAGGCAAGATACGCGCTATAGGGGTCAGCAATTTTTTTCCGGACAGAATTGTGGATTTAATGGTCCATAATGAAATTGTGCCCGCAGTCAACCAGATCGAGGTAAACCCTTTTTATCAAAGGGCGGATGAACATGAATTATTACAGAAGAATAATATAGTGACCCAGTCCTGGGCCTCCTTTGCAGAAGGAAAGAATGACCTTTTTAATAACGAGGTACTTTTTGCCATAGGCAAAAAATATAACAAAAGTGTGGCACAGGTTACCTTACGATGGCTTGTCCAACAAGGCATCGCCGTGATTCCCAAATCGGTACGCGAGGAGAGGATGATTGAAAACAGTGCTATCTGGGACTTCGCCCTTACTCGGGAAGATATGGCCGCCATTACGACCTTAGATACCGGCAAAAGCGTATTCTTTGACCACAGGGATCCCGAAACGGCACAGTGGCTGACCGAATTACGCTATGACTGA
- a CDS encoding putative quinol monooxygenase, with amino-acid sequence MKVQKAYDKLILKARRGAGFLLTSAAVLLIMECNKSEKERDSMNGKDLPTDTQNTETFQEIGFFGEIKRDCWDEFLAAVQKNIAHSREEPGNLCFSLYIPEEGTPAPIWFERFTGKAAHEYHKRQPYFRDAIAVIQKSVVGEPVGITLREVCEIPATVPPRADNPKTSHYGITLYEVPLYKRQSFIAAVKELITQSRDLKMNLEANIYQYADDPKRFVLIQGWTGIGESQSGSAQDLEKRFNPTVEGYFVCHPAVIHWSVKDISTDYSQ; translated from the coding sequence ATGAAAGTACAAAAAGCGTATGACAAACTAATTTTGAAAGCCAGGCGGGGTGCAGGTTTTCTGCTTACTAGCGCAGCCGTTTTACTGATTATGGAATGTAATAAATCGGAAAAAGAAAGAGATAGTATGAATGGTAAGGATCTGCCGACAGATACTCAAAATACAGAAACTTTTCAGGAGATAGGTTTTTTCGGCGAAATAAAAAGGGATTGCTGGGACGAATTTCTTGCTGCGGTACAAAAGAACATAGCACATTCCCGGGAGGAGCCCGGCAATTTGTGCTTTAGTTTGTACATTCCGGAAGAGGGAACACCTGCACCCATCTGGTTTGAGAGGTTTACCGGTAAAGCTGCTCATGAGTACCACAAGAGGCAACCTTATTTCAGGGATGCCATAGCGGTGATACAAAAATCAGTAGTTGGGGAGCCAGTGGGTATTACACTAAGGGAAGTCTGCGAAATTCCTGCGACAGTACCGCCAAGGGCAGATAATCCGAAAACTTCACACTATGGTATTACCTTGTATGAGGTTCCTCTCTATAAAAGACAATCCTTTATCGCTGCGGTAAAAGAGCTGATTACTCAATCCAGAGATTTGAAGATGAATCTTGAAGCTAACATTTATCAGTATGCCGATGACCCTAAAAGATTTGTCTTGATTCAGGGATGGACAGGAATTGGGGAATCGCAGTCAGGGTCAGCACAGGATTTGGAGAAAAGGTTTAATCCCACAGTGGAAGGCTATTTTGTTTGCCACCCTGCTGTAATCCACTGGTCAGTAAAGGATATCTCTACCGACTACAGTCAGTAG
- a CDS encoding TetR/AcrR family transcriptional regulator: MPRNKEFDYNEKLRAARDLFWKKGYNATSMSDLVEAMKINRSSLYLTYGNKHDLFLKSLEDYIRDKDMQYRIASELSAEPLQAVRNIIRSVFQSAVKEGNCLFTNSVFELAVVDRQVNSMLTAQSLKTVSLFEKLLTAAKKDGSLKSDKSPRALAHFLVSGLTSIYNVQILFSDTQLTKQTAEILTGVLE, translated from the coding sequence ATGCCAAGGAACAAAGAATTCGACTATAACGAAAAGCTAAGAGCCGCTAGAGACCTTTTTTGGAAAAAGGGTTATAATGCCACATCCATGAGTGATCTGGTGGAAGCGATGAAAATTAACCGTAGCAGCCTGTATCTTACCTATGGCAATAAGCACGATCTATTTTTAAAATCACTTGAGGATTATATTCGGGATAAGGACATGCAGTACCGTATTGCTTCAGAGCTGAGTGCTGAGCCCTTGCAGGCTGTAAGGAATATTATCCGCTCGGTTTTCCAGTCGGCAGTGAAGGAAGGTAATTGTCTGTTTACCAACTCGGTATTCGAACTGGCTGTTGTCGACAGGCAAGTTAATTCGATGCTTACGGCACAGTCACTAAAAACGGTAAGCCTTTTTGAGAAGTTACTGACAGCGGCAAAAAAAGATGGCAGTCTGAAATCGGATAAGTCGCCCCGCGCGCTAGCACATTTCTTAGTCTCCGGGCTTACCTCAATATATAACGTACAGATATTGTTTTCTGATACTCAATTGACAAAACAAACTGCAGAAATTTTAACAGGCGTATTGGAGTAA
- a CDS encoding DUF4249 domain-containing protein, with protein MKNIKINMLRYLILLIVLPFVGCEDVIEVDLASGQDKIVIDAEILWQKGSDGSTQSIKISRMTDYYNPTPPKVSGAQVYIENAQGTVFVFEESEQAGVYICHTFVPEINVGYTLTVIAEGQTYTASESLVPVASINSVEQGVVEDFSGDNIELAFYYDDPPGESNFYLTEFNTEVLPYPEYELTDDEFFDGNEIRNEMIEEKLSAGVPVTITLRGVSEQFYNYMNLILDTSDSNPFATPSANIRGNIVNQNDTENYALGYFRLCEADRVVHIIE; from the coding sequence ATGAAAAACATAAAAATAAATATGCTTAGATACTTGATATTATTGATTGTATTACCGTTTGTTGGCTGTGAAGATGTCATAGAAGTTGACTTGGCTTCCGGACAGGACAAGATTGTTATTGATGCTGAAATCCTATGGCAAAAAGGTTCAGACGGAAGTACACAGTCTATAAAAATCAGCCGTATGACCGATTACTACAACCCGACACCTCCTAAGGTGTCAGGCGCCCAGGTTTATATCGAAAATGCTCAGGGCACTGTATTTGTTTTTGAGGAATCTGAACAGGCAGGAGTATATATCTGCCATACTTTTGTGCCGGAAATTAATGTTGGTTATACTCTTACTGTTATTGCTGAAGGGCAGACTTATACTGCCTCAGAGTCCCTTGTGCCGGTAGCTTCAATAAATAGTGTGGAACAGGGGGTAGTAGAAGATTTTTCGGGTGATAATATTGAGTTAGCCTTTTACTATGATGATCCTCCCGGTGAAAGCAATTTTTACCTTACCGAGTTTAACACGGAGGTTTTACCCTATCCCGAGTATGAACTTACCGATGATGAGTTTTTTGACGGGAACGAGATACGCAATGAGATGATTGAGGAAAAACTGAGTGCGGGTGTCCCTGTTACGATTACCCTTCGCGGGGTATCAGAGCAATTCTATAATTATATGAACCTGATTCTGGATACCAGTGACTCCAATCCTTTTGCGACCCCTTCGGCCAATATACGCGGTAATATTGTTAATCAGAATGATACAGAAAATTATGCTTTAGGTTATTTCAGGTTGTGTGAAGCTGACAGAGTAGTACACATTATTGAATAA
- a CDS encoding TonB-dependent receptor — MKHIFSSCFLVLSLSLFAQEVSLSLDQTATLKEIFNQIEAQTDYKFAFTDQINTDQRYLKEPLRLQNVTVQELLTRMEKQLPLHFTVIGNNITVKQHSNYESSQNYTLTGTITDVSGGPLPGATIYIRETQAAVSTDVNGKYILRLPSGSYTIIVQYLGFKNIERTLRVSGNTSSNFTLEEDMQNLKEVVITQNNKATDIRKPQMSINSLTMQEIKRIPAAMGEPDPIKSLMTLPGVTNAGEGSSGFNVRGGAADQNLVLLDGAPIYNDSHMFGFFSVFNADAVKSLDLYKGGIPAAFGGRVSSVLDVHQQQGRGDSLKVNGGIGLISSRLMVEGPVKKDLGSFMLAGRASYAHLFLKLANNSNSASFYDLNGRFNYKVGKKSSLHFSGYLGNDVFDIGNRFASTYGNTMGNIYWNYKLSEAIDTRLSLYYSDYKFNLSIASENFNWDSAVKTYGLKYNWQQRLSEKFNLNYGVEATYYDFNPGTLKPEGGDSSFNFQQLDKKYALEPAAYLDIEHKITEKLNLRYGFRYSMFYRYGAEEISTYADNKAVVYNPLYDIYQEAVPTGSVSYGRGEKIAGFENFEPRASLSYILSDDNSLKASYNRMAQYIHILTNTQSPLPMNIWTPSGPFIEPQLLDQYALGYFRNFKNKEYSLETEVFYKTIRNRVDYIDGADILGNNNMERVILNGKARSYGLELLLRKNTGRLTGWLAYTLSKAEQKTSGRTPEEPGIANGEWYLSPYDKLHNLNITGNYEWSPKWSFSANFTLQSGRPVTFPDGYYEFGNIHVPNFPARNQNRLPAYHHLDLAATYTPKPDKQRGWQSYWVFSIYNVYARKNAASIQFGTNEDTGMNQATRLSIFGIIPSVSYNFKF, encoded by the coding sequence ATGAAGCATATTTTTTCATCATGCTTTTTAGTATTAAGCCTAAGTCTGTTTGCACAGGAGGTAAGCCTTTCTTTGGATCAAACAGCTACCTTAAAGGAAATATTCAACCAGATAGAGGCACAGACAGACTATAAGTTTGCCTTTACCGACCAGATCAATACCGACCAGCGTTATTTGAAGGAACCTTTGCGTTTACAAAACGTAACCGTACAGGAACTACTTACCCGTATGGAAAAACAATTGCCCTTACATTTTACTGTAATTGGAAATAATATTACAGTAAAGCAGCATTCAAATTACGAGAGTAGTCAAAATTATACTTTAACCGGTACTATTACAGATGTTTCGGGCGGGCCCTTACCGGGAGCTACTATCTATATCAGAGAAACACAGGCTGCCGTAAGTACTGATGTTAATGGTAAATACATATTACGGCTACCCTCAGGAAGTTACACAATTATTGTTCAGTACCTGGGGTTTAAAAACATTGAGAGGACTTTAAGGGTATCCGGGAATACCTCTTCGAATTTTACTTTGGAAGAGGACATGCAAAATTTGAAGGAAGTAGTAATCACCCAAAACAATAAGGCTACAGATATCCGAAAGCCGCAAATGAGTATCAACAGCCTTACTATGCAGGAGATTAAGCGTATACCTGCTGCTATGGGCGAGCCGGATCCAATAAAATCACTTATGACACTTCCGGGTGTTACTAACGCCGGGGAGGGGTCCTCAGGTTTTAACGTGAGGGGCGGGGCAGCGGACCAGAACTTAGTTTTGCTGGATGGTGCTCCCATCTATAATGATTCGCACATGTTTGGCTTCTTTTCCGTTTTCAATGCCGATGCAGTAAAGAGCCTTGACCTATACAAGGGAGGTATTCCGGCGGCTTTTGGAGGGCGGGTATCCTCGGTTTTAGATGTACACCAGCAGCAGGGACGTGGTGATAGCCTGAAAGTCAATGGGGGGATAGGTCTTATATCCAGTAGGCTTATGGTAGAGGGACCGGTAAAAAAAGACCTGGGCTCTTTTATGCTGGCAGGGCGGGCCTCTTATGCCCACCTCTTTTTAAAATTAGCTAACAATAGCAATTCTGCCAGCTTTTATGATCTTAACGGTAGATTCAATTACAAAGTAGGGAAAAAAAGCAGCCTTCATTTTTCAGGCTATCTTGGTAATGATGTCTTTGATATTGGAAACAGGTTTGCAAGCACCTACGGTAATACAATGGGCAATATATATTGGAATTATAAGCTTTCGGAGGCTATCGATACACGATTATCACTGTATTACAGCGATTATAAATTCAACCTTTCCATCGCTTCTGAAAATTTTAACTGGGATAGTGCCGTCAAGACCTATGGACTGAAGTACAACTGGCAGCAAAGGCTGTCGGAAAAATTCAATCTGAACTACGGGGTGGAGGCTACCTATTATGATTTCAATCCGGGAACCCTAAAACCGGAGGGAGGTGATTCCAGTTTCAATTTCCAGCAGTTAGATAAAAAATATGCCTTAGAGCCCGCGGCTTATCTTGATATCGAACATAAGATAACCGAAAAGTTAAATCTGCGTTATGGTTTTCGTTACAGTATGTTCTATCGCTATGGGGCTGAGGAAATCAGTACTTATGCAGACAATAAGGCGGTTGTGTATAACCCACTGTATGATATTTATCAGGAAGCTGTACCTACGGGATCGGTATCTTATGGCAGGGGTGAAAAGATTGCCGGCTTTGAAAATTTCGAGCCACGTGCTTCCCTGTCTTATATTCTAAGTGACGATAACTCTCTTAAGGCCAGTTACAACCGTATGGCACAGTATATTCATATCCTTACCAATACGCAGTCGCCATTGCCAATGAATATCTGGACCCCCAGCGGTCCGTTTATAGAGCCGCAGTTACTGGATCAATATGCGCTAGGTTATTTCCGAAATTTTAAGAATAAGGAATATTCTCTTGAAACAGAAGTGTTTTACAAGACAATACGTAATCGTGTTGATTATATTGACGGTGCTGATATACTGGGAAACAATAATATGGAAAGGGTGATTCTAAATGGTAAGGCAAGGTCGTATGGACTTGAGCTCCTATTGCGCAAAAATACCGGCAGGCTGACCGGATGGCTAGCTTACACGCTGTCAAAAGCAGAACAGAAAACCTCCGGCAGAACCCCTGAAGAACCGGGGATAGCTAATGGGGAGTGGTATTTATCACCCTATGATAAGTTGCACAACCTAAATATTACAGGGAATTATGAGTGGAGTCCTAAATGGTCATTTAGTGCGAATTTTACCTTACAGTCCGGAAGACCGGTCACTTTCCCCGACGGATACTATGAGTTTGGAAATATACACGTACCTAATTTCCCTGCGAGAAACCAAAACAGATTGCCTGCTTATCACCACCTCGACCTGGCAGCAACCTACACCCCAAAACCAGATAAACAAAGAGGGTGGCAAAGTTACTGGGTATTTAGTATCTATAATGTGTATGCCCGTAAAAATGCAGCCTCCATACAGTTTGGTACCAATGAAGACACCGGTATGAATCAGGCCACACGCCTCTCCATCTTTGGCATTATTCCCAGTGTATCATATAATTTTAAATTTTAG